A stretch of the Candidatus Micrarchaeota archaeon genome encodes the following:
- a CDS encoding cytochrome d ubiquinol oxidase subunit II: MNLLYSVNYLIFSVFLTLLMLEIGLALVSLAGSERYKDRIAKIINPIWEVTGTFAIFYVVNFEVSYPLVLGIVGTAYAVPLLVAAIFLIIRNVLLALRDYVGYGKQWPRIVYPMSTIVAGALAISVLSSGVSGMGINLANGAINASFIFNPFNLLIILSIILLSFSLANGIIKVDRFHKAGMISEILGFAIAAIASYVYLPGFLKGQQTSTLLIIVSLIVLIAAIALQAIKAKYAGPFNAVFVALLINLFGASIYPYVFGTANIMNYAASNALASPELLITTIGGTMVALSLIVLIYVNYVKK, encoded by the coding sequence ATGAACCTGTTATATTCCGTGAACTACCTGATATTCTCGGTATTCCTTACGCTGCTCATGCTGGAGATCGGTCTTGCGCTGGTAAGCCTGGCAGGCTCCGAGAGGTACAAGGACAGGATAGCCAAAATCATAAACCCGATATGGGAGGTAACGGGAACCTTCGCCATATTCTACGTTGTAAATTTCGAGGTAAGCTACCCGTTGGTGCTGGGCATTGTCGGCACCGCATACGCCGTTCCATTGCTGGTTGCTGCGATATTCCTCATAATAAGGAACGTCCTGCTTGCGCTCCGGGACTACGTTGGTTACGGGAAGCAATGGCCCAGGATAGTATATCCAATGTCCACGATAGTCGCAGGCGCATTGGCGATATCCGTCCTGAGCTCCGGGGTAAGCGGCATGGGGATAAATCTGGCAAATGGTGCCATAAACGCATCCTTCATATTCAACCCCTTCAATCTGCTTATCATACTGTCAATAATCCTGTTATCGTTCTCGCTTGCCAACGGCATAATAAAGGTAGACAGGTTCCATAAAGCCGGCATGATATCTGAAATCCTCGGATTCGCAATAGCGGCAATTGCCTCTTACGTTTATCTGCCGGGATTCCTGAAAGGCCAACAGACTAGTACGCTTTTAATCATTGTATCCCTAATAGTGTTAATAGCTGCGATAGCGCTTCAGGCGATTAAGGCCAAATACGCGGGTCCATTCAATGCGGTTTTTGTCGCGTTGCTCATAAACCTTTTCGGCGCCTCGATATACCCATACGTGTTCGGCACAGCCAACATAATGAATTATGCGGCAAGCAATGCGCTTGCAAGCCCTGAACTGCTGATAACGACGATAGGGGGCACGATGGTAGCACTTTCACTGATAGTGCTTATATACGTCAATTATGTAAAGAAATGA
- a CDS encoding cytochrome ubiquinol oxidase subunit I, whose protein sequence is MTGYSLSVHIILASIGIALPVIMLLAEYVSIRFNDKDFELLSKRISIAFVILFALGTASGTLVALELLLVWPKFMAFISQVAILPFYIEVFAFFMESIFIGIYIYSWGKFRNRMLHLASGIPIAVGGALSAVLITMINAFMNTPNGFDVQAYLKGGTITGVMPFAVFSTPSTALEVSHVLATAYLAGILIFVAYMAFMLSRTGAENSKRYYRKAIRLAMVVGIIALAASIVTGLMSISALMHLQPEKFAAIEGNIYPQSYAPERIGGIPVNGSLEYYIALPSMQSILATGSASGAVPGLSSYPRSTWPPLIIHLMFDLMFGAAVLLGLIFAYVVLQYLIKRRPLYSRLCLWLLMLSGLLSVFALEDGWIMEELGRQPWIIYNVMLVSQAANQAHALSPVAMFIFAFYIAVLPATVFAILRIFKGRPLEGELASR, encoded by the coding sequence TTGACCGGCTATTCGTTGTCCGTGCACATAATACTAGCATCGATAGGGATAGCCCTGCCTGTCATAATGCTGCTTGCGGAATATGTCAGCATAAGGTTCAACGACAAGGATTTCGAGTTGCTTTCAAAGAGGATTTCAATAGCATTTGTGATACTGTTCGCGCTTGGAACGGCATCAGGCACTCTTGTGGCGCTGGAGCTGCTGCTCGTATGGCCGAAGTTCATGGCCTTCATATCCCAGGTGGCGATACTTCCATTTTACATAGAGGTCTTCGCGTTCTTCATGGAGTCGATATTCATAGGCATATACATCTATTCGTGGGGGAAGTTCAGGAACAGGATGCTGCACCTTGCTTCCGGAATACCCATAGCAGTTGGAGGTGCATTGTCGGCCGTCCTGATAACGATGATAAACGCTTTCATGAACACGCCGAACGGTTTCGATGTCCAGGCATACCTGAAGGGCGGCACCATAACCGGCGTTATGCCGTTCGCGGTATTCTCCACCCCTTCAACAGCGCTCGAGGTCAGCCACGTGCTCGCCACCGCCTACCTTGCCGGCATACTCATATTCGTGGCGTATATGGCGTTCATGCTGTCAAGGACAGGCGCGGAAAACAGCAAGAGGTACTACAGGAAGGCAATAAGACTGGCCATGGTTGTCGGAATAATAGCGCTGGCAGCATCAATCGTCACGGGGCTTATGTCCATATCCGCGCTGATGCATCTGCAGCCCGAGAAATTTGCCGCGATAGAGGGCAACATATATCCGCAGTCCTATGCCCCTGAAAGGATCGGCGGCATACCGGTAAACGGATCCCTGGAATACTACATAGCGCTGCCCAGCATGCAGAGCATACTTGCAACGGGCAGCGCCTCCGGTGCGGTTCCTGGCCTAAGCAGCTATCCAAGAAGCACATGGCCTCCTTTGATAATACACCTCATGTTCGACCTAATGTTCGGCGCCGCTGTTCTTCTCGGGCTCATATTCGCATACGTGGTTCTGCAGTATCTTATCAAGAGGCGGCCGTTGTACAGCAGGCTTTGCCTTTGGCTGCTAATGCTAAGCGGTCTTCTGTCCGTTTTCGCGCTGGAGGACGGCTGGATAATGGAGGAGCTCGGAAGGCAGCCATGGATAATATACAACGTGATGCTGGTGAGCCAGGCAGCTAACCAGGCGCATGCGCTATCGCCAGTTGCGATGTTCATATTCGCATTCTACATCGCAGTGCTTCCGGCTACCGTATTTGCGATATTGAGGATATTCAAGGGAAGGCCCCTTGAAGGTGAACTGGCGAGCAGATGA